The Denitrificimonas caeni genome has a segment encoding these proteins:
- the rep gene encoding DNA helicase Rep codes for MSKLNPRQQEAVNYISGPMLVLAGAGSGKTSVITRKIAYLIQQCGISARHIVAVTFTNKAAREMKERVSSLLRGAEGHGLTVSTFHNLGLNIIRREHALLGYKPGFSIFDDSDVKSLLTDIMQKEYAGDDGADEVKNLISSWKNDLVLPEEALEQARAGKEQTAAIVYSHYQRTLKAYNAVDFDDLILQPVKLFQNHPEILEKWRNRIRYMLVDEYQDTNASQYLLVKLLVKERAQFTVVGDDDQSIYAWRGARPENLMQLKEDFPSLKIVMLEQNYRSTGRILKCANTLISNNPHEFVKELWSEMGHGDEIRVIRCRNEDAEAERIALEILTEHMRTQRPYSDFAILYRGNYQAKIMELKLQVHKVPYRLSGGTSFFGRQEVKDLMSYFRLLVNPDDDNAFLRVINVPRREIGSTTLEKLSAYATERKVSMYEASAEIGLGEHLGARYTERLARFKHYMDKLRQRCFSEEPIAALKEMILDIDYENWIRQNSSSEKACEYRMSNVWFLIEALKNTLERDEEGTMTIEEAIAKLVLRDMLERQEEDEDGAEGVQMMTLHASKGLEFPSVYIMGMEEEILPHRSSIEADTIEEERRLAYVGITRARRNLTFTFASKRKQYGETIDCIPSRFLDELPAEDLQWEGLEEAPQEVKAARGNSALADIRAMLKK; via the coding sequence ATGTCTAAGCTCAATCCTCGCCAACAAGAAGCGGTCAATTATATTAGCGGCCCGATGCTGGTGCTGGCGGGTGCCGGCTCAGGTAAAACCAGCGTAATTACCCGTAAAATCGCCTACCTAATTCAGCAGTGCGGCATCTCCGCTCGGCATATTGTCGCGGTAACCTTTACCAATAAGGCCGCCCGCGAGATGAAAGAGCGCGTTTCTTCTTTGTTGCGCGGCGCTGAAGGTCACGGTTTAACCGTTTCCACCTTCCACAACCTCGGCCTCAACATCATCCGCCGTGAACATGCGCTGCTCGGTTACAAGCCTGGTTTTTCTATTTTTGATGATTCTGATGTTAAAAGCTTACTCACCGATATCATGCAAAAAGAATACGCCGGTGATGATGGCGCGGATGAAGTAAAAAACCTCATCAGCAGCTGGAAAAATGACTTAGTGCTACCCGAGGAGGCTTTAGAGCAAGCCCGCGCCGGCAAAGAGCAAACCGCCGCCATTGTCTACAGCCATTATCAGCGCACCCTCAAAGCCTATAACGCAGTGGATTTTGACGACTTAATTTTGCAGCCGGTAAAGCTTTTTCAGAACCATCCAGAAATACTAGAAAAATGGCGTAATCGCATTCGCTATATGTTGGTGGATGAATACCAAGACACCAACGCCAGTCAGTACCTGCTGGTTAAGTTACTGGTGAAAGAGCGCGCGCAATTCACCGTCGTGGGCGATGATGACCAATCAATTTATGCTTGGCGCGGCGCACGGCCGGAAAATCTAATGCAACTCAAAGAAGATTTTCCCTCATTAAAAATCGTCATGCTGGAGCAAAACTACCGCTCCACCGGCCGCATTCTAAAATGCGCTAACACCTTAATTTCCAACAACCCCCACGAGTTTGTCAAAGAGCTGTGGAGTGAAATGGGGCACGGTGATGAAATCCGCGTCATTCGTTGTCGCAATGAGGATGCTGAAGCGGAGCGTATTGCCCTAGAAATCCTCACCGAACATATGCGCACCCAGCGCCCGTATAGCGACTTTGCCATTTTGTACCGTGGCAACTACCAAGCAAAAATCATGGAACTCAAGCTGCAAGTGCACAAAGTGCCCTACCGCTTATCAGGCGGCACCAGTTTTTTTGGTCGCCAAGAAGTCAAAGACCTGATGTCGTACTTTCGCTTACTGGTCAACCCAGACGACGACAACGCTTTTTTGCGGGTGATCAATGTGCCGCGCCGTGAAATTGGTTCCACCACTTTAGAGAAACTCAGCGCCTACGCTACTGAGCGCAAGGTTTCTATGTATGAAGCCTCAGCCGAGATAGGTCTTGGCGAGCATTTAGGCGCACGCTACACCGAACGCTTGGCCCGCTTTAAGCACTATATGGATAAATTGCGCCAGCGCTGTTTTAGCGAAGAGCCCATTGCTGCTTTAAAAGAGATGATCCTCGATATTGATTATGAAAACTGGATCAGACAAAACAGCTCCAGTGAAAAAGCCTGCGAATACCGCATGAGTAATGTGTGGTTCTTAATTGAAGCGTTAAAAAACACCTTAGAGCGCGACGAAGAAGGCACAATGACCATCGAAGAAGCCATCGCCAAACTGGTTTTGCGCGACATGCTGGAGCGTCAAGAAGAAGACGAAGACGGTGCTGAAGGTGTACAAATGATGACCTTGCACGCCTCTAAAGGTCTAGAGTTTCCCAGCGTTTATATTATGGGCATGGAAGAAGAGATTCTGCCACACCGCTCCAGCATTGAAGCCGATACCATTGAAGAAGAACGGCGTTTAGCCTATGTAGGAATTACTCGTGCCCGCCGCAATCTAACCTTTACTTTTGCCAGTAAACGTAAGCAATATGGCGAAACCATCGACTGCATACCCAGCCGTTTTTTAGACGAACTACCTGCCGAAGATCTACAGTGGGAAGGCCTTGAAGAAGCGCCACAAGAAGTGAAAGCAGCACGGGGCAACAGCGCTTTAGCTGATATTCGCGCCATGCTTAAAAAGTAG